From Vanessa cardui chromosome 11, ilVanCard2.1, whole genome shotgun sequence, the proteins below share one genomic window:
- the LOC124533752 gene encoding potassium voltage-gated channel subfamily H member 8 isoform X5 — protein sequence MPVRKGLLAPQNTFLDTIATRFDGTHSNFVLGNAQVPSYPIVYCSDGFCELTGWARAHIMQKGCACKFLHGPDTREEHRHEIDTALDSKHELKLELIFYKKNGTPFWCLLDIVPIKNEKREVVLFLASFKNITNTKMAAMNTNEEFDSDPNGNLDPEAPSPANMGRRRSRAVLYQLSGHYKPDKAKSKLKLNNVSKNLLHSSDPPLPEYKTSAIKKSRFIISHYGVFKTFWDWLILIATFYVAVVVPYNASFVDEGHPRISVTSDVVVEALFIIDIVLNFRTTFVSKKGEVVSDSKAIALNYIRSWFVVDLLAALPFDLLYASDVYSGAESTHGNVHLVKLTRLLRLARLLQKMDRYSQYSALILTLSMLSFTLVAHWLACIWFIIAEKEMEHHKNESWDLGWLNNLAERLKVPILNISHSESYVTALYFTCSSLTSVGFGNVSANTLPEKVFSILTMLVGALMHAVVFGNVTAIIQRMYSRRSMYQSKWRDLKDFLTITQVPKELKQRMQDYFQTMWSLNHGIDIHETLKEFPEELRGDVSLHLHREILSLPIFESASQGCLKLLSLHIRNNFCAPGEYLVHKGDALTYIYYICNGSMEVMQNDMVVAILGKGDLVGCDMNTHLQAYNGTGPAQPTNPDVVVKSSSDVKALTYCDLKCINMGGLAEVLRLYPEYQQEFIHDIQHDLTYNLREGYEAEQESDANGHPSLTLPSISEDDENAAEEHALSPKKPILSSNSPRHTKFRSDGQQRLSHRELRERIERQRSVATPKITRADSLEGLNLERHNTRSSVDRLDTQVSSLHHDVAALSIEVRNAIQALQEMTGPVWHAAHSNPNLQWNAPPNQLARSCSHPPDVFCWEQQERPLSPERPKINRGTQTEPFLHSVTQYIMEHPATVMMLLGLDPMGNLTPVMAPTVEYYDPRNRRPSGLEQIIESENGSQTPSSAASDKAESIRSPSGSIQEIDLQPEVKRLIDKDKCPSLKRNRYSTSDLCEVTERLLPAKSSHPSTYSLKSNFNSK from the exons ATAGCAATTTCGTGCTCGGCAACGCGCAAGTTCCATCTTACCCCATCGTGTACTGCTCCGATGGGTTTTGTGAGCTGACCGGGTGGGCGAGGGCACACATCATGCAGAAGGGCTGCGCCTGCAAGTTTCTCCACGGACCGGACACACGAGAGGAACACCGCCATGAGATCGACACTGCTCTTGATTCGAAGCATGAACTTAAACTTGAactcatattttataagaaaaacg GTACACCGTTTTGGTGCTTACTCGATATCGTtccaattaaaaatgaaaaacgtgAAGTCGTTTTATTCCTTGCCTCATTCAAGAATATCACCAACACCAAGATGGCCGCCATGAACACTAATGAGGAGTTCGACAGCG ACCCGAATGGCAATCTTGACCCCGAAGCGCCCTCGCCCGCGAACATGGGCAGGCGGCGCTCCAGGGCGGTACTTTACCAGCTTTCAGGACATTATAAACCAGATAAGGCGAAGAGTAAACTTAAACTCAACAATGTTAGTAAG AACCTCCTACATTCATCTGACCCACCGTTGCCTGAATACAAAACGTcagccataaaaaaatcaagatttattatttcacattACGGAGTTTTTAAAACCTTCTGGGACTGGCTTATACTTATAGCCACATTTTACGTTGCTGTTGTTGTCCCTTATAACGCAAGTTTTGTTGATGAAGGCCATCCGAGAATTAGTGTGACCAGTGACGTTGTGGTAGAAGCACTTTTCATTATAG ACATTGTACTTAACTTCCGAACGACATTCGTTAGCAAAAAAGGAGAAGTAGTATCAGATTCAAAAGCAATAGCTCTGAATTACATCCGATCATGGTTTGTCGTGGATCTCCTGGCTGCACTTCCGTTTGACCTACTTTACGCTTCGGATGTGTACAGCGGGGCG GAGTCAACACATGGAAACGTTCACCTCGTTAAACTGACTCGGTTATTACGCCTTGCTCGACTGCTTCAAAAGATGGACCGATATTCTCAATACTCCGCTCTTATTCTGACTCTTTCAATGTTATCATTCACTCTAGTCGCGCATTGGTTGGCTTGTATTTGGTTCATTATTGCGGAAAAAGAAATGGAACATCATAAGAATGAAAGTTGGGATTTGG gATGGCTCAACAACCTAGCGGAGCGGCTGAAGGTGCCGATCCTGAACATTTCCCACAGCGAGAGCTACGTCACCGCACTCTACTTTACATGCTCGTCGCTCACCAGCGTGGGCTTCGGAAACGTCTCCGCTAATACATTGCCTGAGAAAGTCTTCAGCATACTGACGATGCTCGTCGGAg CTCTCATGCACGCCGTGGTTTTCGGTAACGTAACCGCGATCATACAGAGGATGTACTCGAGAAGATCGATGTATCAGAGCAAGTGGCGTGATCTTAAAGATTTCCTCACAATTACCCAAGTACCGAAGGAACTCAAGCAACGTATGCAAGACTACTTCCAGACAATGTGGTCACTCAACCATGGCATCGATATACACGAG ACTCTCAAAGAATTCCCGGAGGAGCTGAGAGGAGACGTTTCGTTACATTTGCACCGGGAGATATTATCACTTCCGATATTCGAGTCAGCTTCGCAGGGCTGCCTCAAGCTGCTCTCACTGCACATTCGTAACAATTTTTGCGCCCCGGGGGAATATCTCGTTCACAAAGGAGATGctcttacttatatttattatatttgcaacGGCTCTATGGAGGTCATGCAAAATGATATGGTTGTCGCTATActtg GCAAGGGTGATTTAGTGGGTTGTGACATGAATACCCATCTACAGGCTTATAATGGAACAGGCCCTGCTCAGCCTACTAATCCCGACGTTGTCGTCAAATCAAGCAGTGACGTAAAG GCCTTAACTTACTGTGATTTAAAATGCATAAATATGGGAGGACTGGCAGAAGTGTTACGGCTTTACCCAGAATATCAGCAGGAGTTCATTCACGATATACAGCACGACCTTACATATAATTTACGTGAAGGCTATGAGGCTGAACAGGAATCCGACGCAAACGGACATCCTTCATTGACACTCCCCTCTATTTCTGAAGACGATGAAAATGCCGCTGAAGAACATGCACTTTCACCAAAAAAACCTATATTGAGTTCCAATAGTCCGCGTCATACCAAATTCAG atCAGACGGACAGCAACGCCTCTCACACAGGGAATTACGTGAGAGAATTGAAAGACAGCGGTCTGTAGCAACGCCAAAGATTACACGGGCGGATTCTTTGGaaggtttaaatttagaacggcATAACACTCGCTCGTCGGTTGATAGGCTCGACACACAAGTATCCAGCTTACATCATGATGTTGCTGCACTTAGTATAGAG GTTAGAAATGCAATTCAAGCTTTACAGGAAATGACAGGCCCGGTATGGCATGCGGCCCATTCAAATCCTAACTTACAGTGGAACGCTCCGCCGAATCAATTGGCTCGAAGTTGCAGTCATCCTCCTGATGTTTTTTGTTGGGAACAg CAAGAGCGGCCGCTTAGTCCTGAACGACCGAAAATAAATCGGGGCACTCAGACGGAACCATTCTTACACAGCGTAACACAATATATAATGGAACATCCAGCGACTGTCATGATGCTCCTGGGCTTGGACCCGATGGGTAACCTGACACCCGTCATGGCGCCAACCGTAGAGTACTACGATCCACGAAACCGTCGCCCGAGCGGCCTAGAACAGATAATCGAATCGGAAAATGGAAGTCAAACTCCGTCCAGTGCGGCCAGTGATAAAGCCGAATCCATACGGAGTCCGAGCGGAAGTATACAGGAAATAGATTTACAACCAGAAGTGAAAAGATTGATAGACAAGGACAAATGTCCGAGTTTAAAACGGAACAGGTACTCTACAAGTGACCTTTGTGAAGTGACCGAACGATTGCTACCAGCGAAATCATCGCATCCGAGCACGTACAGTCTCAAAAGTAATTTTAACAGTAAGTGA
- the LOC124533752 gene encoding potassium voltage-gated channel subfamily H member 8 isoform X6, giving the protein MPVRKGLLAPQNTFLDTIATRFDGTHSNFVLGNAQVPSYPIVYCSDGFCELTGWARAHIMQKGCACKFLHGPDTREEHRHEIDTALDSKHELKLELIFYKKNGTPFWCLLDIVPIKNEKREVVLFLASFKNITNTKMAAMNTNEEFDSDPNGNLDPEAPSPANMGRRRSRAVLYQLSGHYKPDKAKSKLKLNNNLLHSSDPPLPEYKTSAIKKSRFIISHYGVFKTFWDWLILIATFYVAVVVPYNASFVDEGHPRISVTSDVVVEALFIIDIVLNFRTTFVSKKGEVVSDSKAIALNYIRSWFVVDLLAALPFDLLYASDVYSGAESTHGNVHLVKLTRLLRLARLLQKMDRYSQYSALILTLSMLSFTLVAHWLACIWFIIAEKEMEHHKNESWDLGWLNNLAERLKVPILNISHSESYVTALYFTCSSLTSVGFGNVSANTLPEKVFSILTMLVGALMHAVVFGNVTAIIQRMYSRRSMYQSKWRDLKDFLTITQVPKELKQRMQDYFQTMWSLNHGIDIHETLKEFPEELRGDVSLHLHREILSLPIFESASQGCLKLLSLHIRNNFCAPGEYLVHKGDALTYIYYICNGSMEVMQNDMVVAILGKGDLVGCDMNTHLQAYNGTGPAQPTNPDVVVKSSSDVKALTYCDLKCINMGGLAEVLRLYPEYQQEFIHDIQHDLTYNLREGYEAEQESDANGHPSLTLPSISEDDENAAEEHALSPKKPILSSNSPRHTKFRSDGQQRLSHRELRERIERQRSVATPKITRADSLEGLNLERHNTRSSVDRLDTQVSSLHHDVAALSIEVRNAIQALQEMTGPVWHAAHSNPNLQWNAPPNQLARSCSHPPDVFCWEQQERPLSPERPKINRGTQTEPFLHSVTQYIMEHPATVMMLLGLDPMGNLTPVMAPTVEYYDPRNRRPSGLEQIIESENGSQTPSSAASDKAESIRSPSGSIQEIDLQPEVKRLIDKDKCPSLKRNRYSTSDLCEVTERLLPAKSSHPSTYSLKSNFNSK; this is encoded by the exons ATAGCAATTTCGTGCTCGGCAACGCGCAAGTTCCATCTTACCCCATCGTGTACTGCTCCGATGGGTTTTGTGAGCTGACCGGGTGGGCGAGGGCACACATCATGCAGAAGGGCTGCGCCTGCAAGTTTCTCCACGGACCGGACACACGAGAGGAACACCGCCATGAGATCGACACTGCTCTTGATTCGAAGCATGAACTTAAACTTGAactcatattttataagaaaaacg GTACACCGTTTTGGTGCTTACTCGATATCGTtccaattaaaaatgaaaaacgtgAAGTCGTTTTATTCCTTGCCTCATTCAAGAATATCACCAACACCAAGATGGCCGCCATGAACACTAATGAGGAGTTCGACAGCG ACCCGAATGGCAATCTTGACCCCGAAGCGCCCTCGCCCGCGAACATGGGCAGGCGGCGCTCCAGGGCGGTACTTTACCAGCTTTCAGGACATTATAAACCAGATAAGGCGAAGAGTAAACTTAAACTCAACAAT AACCTCCTACATTCATCTGACCCACCGTTGCCTGAATACAAAACGTcagccataaaaaaatcaagatttattatttcacattACGGAGTTTTTAAAACCTTCTGGGACTGGCTTATACTTATAGCCACATTTTACGTTGCTGTTGTTGTCCCTTATAACGCAAGTTTTGTTGATGAAGGCCATCCGAGAATTAGTGTGACCAGTGACGTTGTGGTAGAAGCACTTTTCATTATAG ACATTGTACTTAACTTCCGAACGACATTCGTTAGCAAAAAAGGAGAAGTAGTATCAGATTCAAAAGCAATAGCTCTGAATTACATCCGATCATGGTTTGTCGTGGATCTCCTGGCTGCACTTCCGTTTGACCTACTTTACGCTTCGGATGTGTACAGCGGGGCG GAGTCAACACATGGAAACGTTCACCTCGTTAAACTGACTCGGTTATTACGCCTTGCTCGACTGCTTCAAAAGATGGACCGATATTCTCAATACTCCGCTCTTATTCTGACTCTTTCAATGTTATCATTCACTCTAGTCGCGCATTGGTTGGCTTGTATTTGGTTCATTATTGCGGAAAAAGAAATGGAACATCATAAGAATGAAAGTTGGGATTTGG gATGGCTCAACAACCTAGCGGAGCGGCTGAAGGTGCCGATCCTGAACATTTCCCACAGCGAGAGCTACGTCACCGCACTCTACTTTACATGCTCGTCGCTCACCAGCGTGGGCTTCGGAAACGTCTCCGCTAATACATTGCCTGAGAAAGTCTTCAGCATACTGACGATGCTCGTCGGAg CTCTCATGCACGCCGTGGTTTTCGGTAACGTAACCGCGATCATACAGAGGATGTACTCGAGAAGATCGATGTATCAGAGCAAGTGGCGTGATCTTAAAGATTTCCTCACAATTACCCAAGTACCGAAGGAACTCAAGCAACGTATGCAAGACTACTTCCAGACAATGTGGTCACTCAACCATGGCATCGATATACACGAG ACTCTCAAAGAATTCCCGGAGGAGCTGAGAGGAGACGTTTCGTTACATTTGCACCGGGAGATATTATCACTTCCGATATTCGAGTCAGCTTCGCAGGGCTGCCTCAAGCTGCTCTCACTGCACATTCGTAACAATTTTTGCGCCCCGGGGGAATATCTCGTTCACAAAGGAGATGctcttacttatatttattatatttgcaacGGCTCTATGGAGGTCATGCAAAATGATATGGTTGTCGCTATActtg GCAAGGGTGATTTAGTGGGTTGTGACATGAATACCCATCTACAGGCTTATAATGGAACAGGCCCTGCTCAGCCTACTAATCCCGACGTTGTCGTCAAATCAAGCAGTGACGTAAAG GCCTTAACTTACTGTGATTTAAAATGCATAAATATGGGAGGACTGGCAGAAGTGTTACGGCTTTACCCAGAATATCAGCAGGAGTTCATTCACGATATACAGCACGACCTTACATATAATTTACGTGAAGGCTATGAGGCTGAACAGGAATCCGACGCAAACGGACATCCTTCATTGACACTCCCCTCTATTTCTGAAGACGATGAAAATGCCGCTGAAGAACATGCACTTTCACCAAAAAAACCTATATTGAGTTCCAATAGTCCGCGTCATACCAAATTCAG atCAGACGGACAGCAACGCCTCTCACACAGGGAATTACGTGAGAGAATTGAAAGACAGCGGTCTGTAGCAACGCCAAAGATTACACGGGCGGATTCTTTGGaaggtttaaatttagaacggcATAACACTCGCTCGTCGGTTGATAGGCTCGACACACAAGTATCCAGCTTACATCATGATGTTGCTGCACTTAGTATAGAG GTTAGAAATGCAATTCAAGCTTTACAGGAAATGACAGGCCCGGTATGGCATGCGGCCCATTCAAATCCTAACTTACAGTGGAACGCTCCGCCGAATCAATTGGCTCGAAGTTGCAGTCATCCTCCTGATGTTTTTTGTTGGGAACAg CAAGAGCGGCCGCTTAGTCCTGAACGACCGAAAATAAATCGGGGCACTCAGACGGAACCATTCTTACACAGCGTAACACAATATATAATGGAACATCCAGCGACTGTCATGATGCTCCTGGGCTTGGACCCGATGGGTAACCTGACACCCGTCATGGCGCCAACCGTAGAGTACTACGATCCACGAAACCGTCGCCCGAGCGGCCTAGAACAGATAATCGAATCGGAAAATGGAAGTCAAACTCCGTCCAGTGCGGCCAGTGATAAAGCCGAATCCATACGGAGTCCGAGCGGAAGTATACAGGAAATAGATTTACAACCAGAAGTGAAAAGATTGATAGACAAGGACAAATGTCCGAGTTTAAAACGGAACAGGTACTCTACAAGTGACCTTTGTGAAGTGACCGAACGATTGCTACCAGCGAAATCATCGCATCCGAGCACGTACAGTCTCAAAAGTAATTTTAACAGTAAGTGA
- the LOC124533752 gene encoding potassium voltage-gated channel subfamily H member 8 isoform X4, with amino-acid sequence MPVRKGLLAPQNTFLDTIATRFDGTHSNFVLGNAQVPSYPIVYCSDGFCELTGWARAHIMQKGCACKFLHGPDTREEHRHEIDTALDSKHELKLELIFYKKNGTPFWCLLDIVPIKNEKREVVLFLASFKNITNTKMAAMNTNEEFDSAALLGARFRAESSCLLPDPNGNLDPEAPSPANMGRRRSRAVLYQLSGHYKPDKAKSKLKLNNNLLHSSDPPLPEYKTSAIKKSRFIISHYGVFKTFWDWLILIATFYVAVVVPYNASFVDEGHPRISVTSDVVVEALFIIDIVLNFRTTFVSKKGEVVSDSKAIALNYIRSWFVVDLLAALPFDLLYASDVYSGAESTHGNVHLVKLTRLLRLARLLQKMDRYSQYSALILTLSMLSFTLVAHWLACIWFIIAEKEMEHHKNESWDLGWLNNLAERLKVPILNISHSESYVTALYFTCSSLTSVGFGNVSANTLPEKVFSILTMLVGALMHAVVFGNVTAIIQRMYSRRSMYQSKWRDLKDFLTITQVPKELKQRMQDYFQTMWSLNHGIDIHETLKEFPEELRGDVSLHLHREILSLPIFESASQGCLKLLSLHIRNNFCAPGEYLVHKGDALTYIYYICNGSMEVMQNDMVVAILGKGDLVGCDMNTHLQAYNGTGPAQPTNPDVVVKSSSDVKALTYCDLKCINMGGLAEVLRLYPEYQQEFIHDIQHDLTYNLREGYEAEQESDANGHPSLTLPSISEDDENAAEEHALSPKKPILSSNSPRHTKFRSDGQQRLSHRELRERIERQRSVATPKITRADSLEGLNLERHNTRSSVDRLDTQVSSLHHDVAALSIEVRNAIQALQEMTGPVWHAAHSNPNLQWNAPPNQLARSCSHPPDVFCWEQQERPLSPERPKINRGTQTEPFLHSVTQYIMEHPATVMMLLGLDPMGNLTPVMAPTVEYYDPRNRRPSGLEQIIESENGSQTPSSAASDKAESIRSPSGSIQEIDLQPEVKRLIDKDKCPSLKRNRYSTSDLCEVTERLLPAKSSHPSTYSLKSNFNSK; translated from the exons ATAGCAATTTCGTGCTCGGCAACGCGCAAGTTCCATCTTACCCCATCGTGTACTGCTCCGATGGGTTTTGTGAGCTGACCGGGTGGGCGAGGGCACACATCATGCAGAAGGGCTGCGCCTGCAAGTTTCTCCACGGACCGGACACACGAGAGGAACACCGCCATGAGATCGACACTGCTCTTGATTCGAAGCATGAACTTAAACTTGAactcatattttataagaaaaacg GTACACCGTTTTGGTGCTTACTCGATATCGTtccaattaaaaatgaaaaacgtgAAGTCGTTTTATTCCTTGCCTCATTCAAGAATATCACCAACACCAAGATGGCCGCCATGAACACTAATGAGGAGTTCGACAGCG CGGCACTTTTGGGCGCCCGGTTCCGAGCTGAATCTAGTTGCCTACTTCCAGACCCGAATGGCAATCTTGACCCCGAAGCGCCCTCGCCCGCGAACATGGGCAGGCGGCGCTCCAGGGCGGTACTTTACCAGCTTTCAGGACATTATAAACCAGATAAGGCGAAGAGTAAACTTAAACTCAACAAT AACCTCCTACATTCATCTGACCCACCGTTGCCTGAATACAAAACGTcagccataaaaaaatcaagatttattatttcacattACGGAGTTTTTAAAACCTTCTGGGACTGGCTTATACTTATAGCCACATTTTACGTTGCTGTTGTTGTCCCTTATAACGCAAGTTTTGTTGATGAAGGCCATCCGAGAATTAGTGTGACCAGTGACGTTGTGGTAGAAGCACTTTTCATTATAG ACATTGTACTTAACTTCCGAACGACATTCGTTAGCAAAAAAGGAGAAGTAGTATCAGATTCAAAAGCAATAGCTCTGAATTACATCCGATCATGGTTTGTCGTGGATCTCCTGGCTGCACTTCCGTTTGACCTACTTTACGCTTCGGATGTGTACAGCGGGGCG GAGTCAACACATGGAAACGTTCACCTCGTTAAACTGACTCGGTTATTACGCCTTGCTCGACTGCTTCAAAAGATGGACCGATATTCTCAATACTCCGCTCTTATTCTGACTCTTTCAATGTTATCATTCACTCTAGTCGCGCATTGGTTGGCTTGTATTTGGTTCATTATTGCGGAAAAAGAAATGGAACATCATAAGAATGAAAGTTGGGATTTGG gATGGCTCAACAACCTAGCGGAGCGGCTGAAGGTGCCGATCCTGAACATTTCCCACAGCGAGAGCTACGTCACCGCACTCTACTTTACATGCTCGTCGCTCACCAGCGTGGGCTTCGGAAACGTCTCCGCTAATACATTGCCTGAGAAAGTCTTCAGCATACTGACGATGCTCGTCGGAg CTCTCATGCACGCCGTGGTTTTCGGTAACGTAACCGCGATCATACAGAGGATGTACTCGAGAAGATCGATGTATCAGAGCAAGTGGCGTGATCTTAAAGATTTCCTCACAATTACCCAAGTACCGAAGGAACTCAAGCAACGTATGCAAGACTACTTCCAGACAATGTGGTCACTCAACCATGGCATCGATATACACGAG ACTCTCAAAGAATTCCCGGAGGAGCTGAGAGGAGACGTTTCGTTACATTTGCACCGGGAGATATTATCACTTCCGATATTCGAGTCAGCTTCGCAGGGCTGCCTCAAGCTGCTCTCACTGCACATTCGTAACAATTTTTGCGCCCCGGGGGAATATCTCGTTCACAAAGGAGATGctcttacttatatttattatatttgcaacGGCTCTATGGAGGTCATGCAAAATGATATGGTTGTCGCTATActtg GCAAGGGTGATTTAGTGGGTTGTGACATGAATACCCATCTACAGGCTTATAATGGAACAGGCCCTGCTCAGCCTACTAATCCCGACGTTGTCGTCAAATCAAGCAGTGACGTAAAG GCCTTAACTTACTGTGATTTAAAATGCATAAATATGGGAGGACTGGCAGAAGTGTTACGGCTTTACCCAGAATATCAGCAGGAGTTCATTCACGATATACAGCACGACCTTACATATAATTTACGTGAAGGCTATGAGGCTGAACAGGAATCCGACGCAAACGGACATCCTTCATTGACACTCCCCTCTATTTCTGAAGACGATGAAAATGCCGCTGAAGAACATGCACTTTCACCAAAAAAACCTATATTGAGTTCCAATAGTCCGCGTCATACCAAATTCAG atCAGACGGACAGCAACGCCTCTCACACAGGGAATTACGTGAGAGAATTGAAAGACAGCGGTCTGTAGCAACGCCAAAGATTACACGGGCGGATTCTTTGGaaggtttaaatttagaacggcATAACACTCGCTCGTCGGTTGATAGGCTCGACACACAAGTATCCAGCTTACATCATGATGTTGCTGCACTTAGTATAGAG GTTAGAAATGCAATTCAAGCTTTACAGGAAATGACAGGCCCGGTATGGCATGCGGCCCATTCAAATCCTAACTTACAGTGGAACGCTCCGCCGAATCAATTGGCTCGAAGTTGCAGTCATCCTCCTGATGTTTTTTGTTGGGAACAg CAAGAGCGGCCGCTTAGTCCTGAACGACCGAAAATAAATCGGGGCACTCAGACGGAACCATTCTTACACAGCGTAACACAATATATAATGGAACATCCAGCGACTGTCATGATGCTCCTGGGCTTGGACCCGATGGGTAACCTGACACCCGTCATGGCGCCAACCGTAGAGTACTACGATCCACGAAACCGTCGCCCGAGCGGCCTAGAACAGATAATCGAATCGGAAAATGGAAGTCAAACTCCGTCCAGTGCGGCCAGTGATAAAGCCGAATCCATACGGAGTCCGAGCGGAAGTATACAGGAAATAGATTTACAACCAGAAGTGAAAAGATTGATAGACAAGGACAAATGTCCGAGTTTAAAACGGAACAGGTACTCTACAAGTGACCTTTGTGAAGTGACCGAACGATTGCTACCAGCGAAATCATCGCATCCGAGCACGTACAGTCTCAAAAGTAATTTTAACAGTAAGTGA